The proteins below are encoded in one region of Mya arenaria isolate MELC-2E11 chromosome 15, ASM2691426v1:
- the LOC128220240 gene encoding monocarboxylate transporter 12-like gives MVTSRAPDGGWGWVVCAATFFIGFITDGLLYSFGVINVELLEYFGSSRGSTAFIASICTSITFLIGPIVSMLVNKFGCRSVAISGALITSASHLISVFASSLQFLYFSLGFLNGIGYGLIYLPSIVCVASYFDKRRALATGIGVSGSGIGTFVFSPVTSLLVQKYAWQGAILVHAGLLLNCIACSLVLLPLEKRETDNEKKSEQETAVNRRAHIEKSQPSNDAFIELRPKSPTIKTFCDHTSNISTDIIVTLPEKQGLLEQNDYNGHICTTKKTSTDLSINDKGKSTCSWTHPILRCIASFRRHFDFGIFKLVPFNLFMVSSFLKNLGYYVPYIYLPDTAIEFGIDELEAAWLLSIVGITNTVARVLFGFLSDRKWVNRLFLCNTALVICGCSTVVASFMTSFWSLVVYSALF, from the exons ATGGTGACGTCACGGGCACCTGACGGAGGATGGGGATGGGTAGTGTGCGCTGCGACATTCTTCATTGGTTTCATTACAGACGGGCTGTTATATTCATTCGGCGTCATCAATGTAGAGCTTCTTGAGTACTTCGGTTCGTCAAGGGGTAGTACGGCTTTCATTGCATCAATATGCACAAGTATTACCTTTCTAATAG GTCCAATCGTGTCAATGCTTGTCAACAAATTTGGATGCAGATCGGTTGCAATATCCGGGGCCTTGATAACATCTGCCAGTCATCTCATCAGTGTGTTTGCTTCAAGTTTGCAGTTCTTGTATTTCTCATTAGGATTTCTTAACG GAATTGGCTACGGGCTTATCTACCTACCATCGATTGTTTGTGTAGCGTCGTACTTTGACAAACGACGAGCACTTGCAACAGGAATAGGAGTCAGCGGTTCTGGAATAGGAACTTTCGTATTTAGCCCAGTTACAAGTCTACTTGTTCAGAAATACGCTTGGCAAGGGGCAATTTTAGTGCATGCTGGACTGCTTCTTAACTGCATCGCCTGTAGTCTTGTGCTTTTACCTCTGGAGAAACGAGAGACTGATAACGAAAAGAAATCTGAACAGGAAACTGCAGTAAATAGGCGTGCACATATCGAAAAAAGCCAACCTAGCAACGACGCTTTTATCGAACTACGGCCAAAGAGTCCGACAATAAAGACATTCTGTGATCATACCTCAAACATATCCACTGACATAATTGTTACCCTACCTGAAAAACAAGGCCTTTTAGAGCAAAATGACTACAATGGTCACATTTGTACGACCAAGAAAACCAGTACTGATCTGTCAATAAATGACAAGGGGAAATCCACGTGTTCATGGACTCATCCGATCTTACGATGTATTGCCAGTTTTAGGCGACATTTtgattttggtatatttaagcttGTGCCTTTTAATCTGTTTATGGTATCATCATTCTTGAAGAATCTCGGATATTATGTTCCATATATATACCTTCCAGACACCGCCATAGAATTTG GTATTGACGAACTGGAAGCTGCCTGGCTTCTCTCGATAGTTGGTATTACCAACACGGTTGCACGTGTCCTGTTTGGCTTCCTGTCGGACCGGAAGTGGGTCAATCGGCTCTTTTTATGCAACACGGCTCTTGTTATCTGCGGCTGTTCCACTGTGGTTGCATCCTTTATGACGTCCTTCTGGTCTCTTGTCGTATACTCGGCCTTATTTTGA